ctaaggcttccctggtggcgcagtggttaagaatccgcctgccaatgcaggggacatgggtttgagccctgggccaggaagatcccacatgctgtggagcaactaagcccgcgtgccacaactactgagcctgcgctctagagcccgcatgccataactactgaagcccatgtgcctagaccccatgctctgcaacaagagaagccaccgcaatgagaagcccgcgcactgccacaaagagcagcccctgctcacttcaactagagaaagcccatgctcagcaatgaagacccaacgcagccaaaaaaaaaagttagcaactaattaaacttttttttttttttttttttgctgtatgcgggcctctcactgctgtggcccctcccattgcggagcacaggctccagacacgcaggctcagcggccatggctcacggacctagccgctccgcagcacatgggatcctcctggaccggggcacgaacccgcgtctcctgcatcagcaggcggacccttaaccactgcaccaccagggaagcctaattaaacattttaaaacatactttgtGGACCAAGTAAAGCATGTCATCAGGCCACTTTCAGCCTATGAGCCATGAGTTTACAACCTCTGAGATAGTgcaatgattttccttttttttttcctgtttgttttctttccattaatTACCCTCTTAAAATAAACCTAAGGCATAAGTCAGTGATGTCAATACTGATAAAAAGCTGAGCTCTTTCTGGAGGAAGACCGAGCACCACCAACATCTCTTACTCCCTTCCATCCCTCCATTCTCTGACAGCTTCTGAGGGACTTTGGGCTTCTTCTAAGACATTTTGGTTTCACAGCTAGGcaagctgagacctgaaagaaGTGATTTACCTAAAGTCATGAGGAGAATAACTGAGTTACAACTGGAGCCCCAGTTCTGAGGTCATTTTATCACAAGGATGCACTTTCTAACCAGCCTAAGTGTCAGTGTTTACACCTGTAAAATggatgataataatacctgcctcttTGTTTCAGGATTTTCAATTAAGGACAAAGAGTCATCTTTCTCCTGTTTTTACCAAAGAAACTGTCCAAAACAACaacatggaaaacaaaaacaaaaactctcttTTGATGAAACTGGGAGTCAGCTAAACCCCAAAGCACAGAATAGGTGGCTGGATGGGCAAAGCAGTGGAAAAGGAACAGGATGTATGCAGGAAGAGAGGACAGATGCCCTAGCTACAGATTTCTGGGAGTATCAGCAAAGGACACTTCTGGCAGCTGAGGGGCAAACCCTAAATCCCTTGCTTGTagcagccagaagggagtgtacTGACAGGATGCTGCACCAGCTCAGTTcctagaaacaaaggagaagGGGGTCAGTGAGGAATAGCAAAAGGAGCTTCATGAGACCCATACAAATTCCAATTACCTTGAGATTCCCTTTTATCACCCACCAATCTGAGatccaaaagttaaaaacagCCTACCTGGGAGAAGGCACCTTAAATGGATACAGCCCCTTGGGAGGGCAGTTTAACCGTCAGAGTATCTATCAAAAGTGCAAAAGTACGTACCCTTGACCCAGAAGTTCCCCTTCTATTTTTTATCCTACAGATAAATGAGGTGGCACCTATGCAAAGCAATTCACTGCAACATCATAAAAATGAAagcttggaaacaacctaacaaCTTCTTTGGGCTTTGGGTGACCAAAGGGTATAACCTATACAGTAGAATGAGCTGCAACCATTAAATCAAATAGGGAAAAAGAGCCATGGTGAAGTGAAATAAGCAAGGTCCTACTAAGCAGGTAGTATGTTACCATTTGTGTAAAAGGGagggtagaaaaaaaaatacatgttcacTTATTTGCCTGTATACTTGTAACACAGCTCTTAAAGGACTCCTGCGAAGGTGATAACTCAGTCATCCCTGGGGAGGGGACTGGGTGGTGAGAAATGAAAGGACAGGGAAACAGAGCGATCTTTCACTCTTCACCCTGTtgtacattttgaattttgaacctgtgtatatattacattaaaacaaaacaaagattacCTGAGCTCTAGTACTTAGAATCACTTGCATCACATAAGAACAGCACCCACTTGGTACACGTCAGCTTAAATTCAAACGTGCAAGACCccacctttcctttcctccacagctTCCAAAAGTTGAACTTCCTGGATTCCCAGAGGTGTTACCAGGCAACTGTGCGACTCTGCTTCATTCCAGAACTGGCTGCAGACGAGGTGGAGGCAAGGCAAATGGCCTCCCTCCACTCCACCCAAAAGTTGACAGGATCATGACGTTCCATAACCCTGAGGCCAGGCGCTCTCTGGGAACCAGAATTTTCCAACACATCCCAAACACCCGTAGCCGTATGAGAGGATTTCAATAGCATTATCCTTTTAAACCCTCCCATCAACCTTTCCAGGACAGTATTatgtccttattttacagacGGGAGAATCAAACCAAATGAAAAATTGACAGCCAGAGAATCTTGTCCAAAAATCAAAAGGATAGGAATAGAAGACTCGGGATTCAAACCGGTGTCTTTCTGGACTTccttggctgtccagtggttaagactgtgcttccaaagcagggggcacgggctcagtccctggtcagggaactaagatcccacattctgcgttTCTTGTCTTAAATGGGTGCCAGGGCCTGAGGGTCATTTGGTGCCTCTTTCATTGCCCTCACACTGTTCTCTGGCTCCTTGGTActtattaaaaagttaataataaggaattccctggtggtccaatggttaggactcagcacttttaCTGTCCGGGGCGGGGactaggggaaggggaggatggggtggtgggggcggggggaaggggggcggccggttcgatccctggtcagggaactaagatcctgcaagctgcgtggtgcggccaaaaataataataataataataataatagtctaAAAAAAGTTACACCGGTATCCCACCATCAAGAGATAGGAGCTACTATTCGCCCCTTGAGGCGTGTTGATCCAACACAGACTGAGTACCAAGGAATGATTGAGATCATGGATGAAGTGGATATGAAAGGTGAGGTCTATCCATTTGGCGTAGTTGGGATGGCCAACAAAGGGGATTGCCTACAGGAAGGGGAGAGCGTCAAGTTCCAATACTGTGTCCTGGGCCAAAATGCACAGACTATGGCCTACAACATCACACCCCTGCGTAGGGCCACAGTGGAGTGTGTGAAAGATCAGTTTGGCTTCATTAACTATGAAGTAGGAGATAGCAAGAAGCTCTTTCTCCATGTGAAAGAAGTTCAGGATGGCATTGAGCTACAGGCAGGAGATGAGGTAGAATTCTCGGTGATTTTTAATCAGCGCGCTGGCAAGTGCACTGCTTGTAATGTTTGGCGAGTCTGCGAGGGCCCCAAGGCTGTTGCAGCTCCACGACCTGATAGGTTGGTCAATCGCTTGAAGAACATCACCCTGGATGATGCCAGGGCTCCTTGCCTAGTGGTTCTTCGTCAGCCAAGGGGACTAGATAACTCAGTGGGATTTGGTGCCGAAAGAAAGATCCATCAAGCTGGTGTCATTGACTAACCACATCCACAAAACACATCATTAACCCACTGTGATCAAGTTGGGGGGATTCTGGTGAAGGGTTCTGAATATCTCCCTCTTCATCCCTCCCAAAATCTGGAATACTTATTCTATTGAGCTATTACACCAGTTTTAACACCTTCCTCatgctatgttaaaaaaaataaatacatttaagaaaaccatttaaaaattatgcacAGTTGCAGCCTGGAGAACTTAAGGTGGCGCCTTATAGTATCAATTTTAGGAGCTTTATTTGGTTCATTTAATGCAACTGGTAATTGCAAAATCCACTTCGCCTGTGTAAGTGAAAATTATAGACTGTTACCTTGTTGACCGTATGAAATTCTGCACTTGATACTTAGTATGTACTCTACCTTCATTACTTCTGGCAAGATGTTCTGCCTTAGCACTCAGttgcattctttttccttttcttttctgttcattaTGCTTTAATTCTGAGGACCATATTATggtagaatatattaaaaattacaaaaatttgtATAGGCAAACCAATTCTTTAAGTTGTGGccaaatgttatttttcatattatttataatCTTGTCACAGTCCACTTAATGAAGTTTGGTTAGATTTCAGTGAAAATTATCTTCCAGggtagttttttttccccccacctgGGAAGGGGGGGGTAACTTTACCACAATTAGTACATCTGGTACAGAATTTCATGCAAATGAGGTGTGCCAGCAGTGTGATAATTTAAACgtatttaaacaaaaacagaaggatgAATGCACAAACTTGCTGCTGCTTAGATCACTCCAGTTTCTTTTACtgctttcaaaacaaaacaaaacaaacaaaaaataatttaaaagttgtgcctgagggcttccctggtggcgcagtggttgacagtccgcctgccgatgcaggggacgcgggttcgtgccccggtccgggaggatcccacatgccgcggagcggctgggcccgtgagccatggccgctgagcatgcgcgtccggagcctgtgctccgcaacgggagaggccacgacggtgagaggcccgcgtacccccgcccccccaagaaaaaaaaaaagtgcctgaaaaaaaaaaagataggaactACTAACAAAACATATATGTCCTATAATATGTATTTGTGTGCAGTTTAAACAGGATTATTGTACAAAGCTGGTTTTTAGTCTAATTTTTTCCATTaacgatttttctttttcttttttttttgtttttatttttttgtttgtttgtttttttgcggtacgcgggcctctcactgttgtggcctcccccgttgcagagctcaggctccggacgcgcaggctcagtggccatggctctcgggcccagccgctccgcggcatgtgggatcttcccggaccggggcacgaacccgtgtcctctgcattggcaggaggactcccaaccacagcgccaccagggaagcccaacgatttttctttaacatcttttcatgacATTATATATACTCCTGTGACAACATTTTTCATTACTATATTGTTTTCTGTTGGGTAAATGTCTTatagtttatttaaccaaaaCTTGACAATAGAAATTTAAGATGTTCCtactattttgttattataagcaATGTTGTGATAAACATCCTGGCAACTAAATCTTGACACatatgattatttccttagaatacaTTCCTAAACAGCAATTGTTGAGTGGGaaagtatgtaaaatattaaGGGTTTGTAACATGTTGCCCAATTGTCCGGCTGCTCTCCTGCAGTGTTTGTGTATATTTCACTGAACCCTGCCTCATTCTCTGAAGTTCATATTCAGTAGGTGGAAAATTTTATCTCagaaaaacagtttttcttttcttttttttcttttttttttttgcggtacgcgggcctctcactgttgtggcctctcccgttgcggagcacaggctccggacgcgcaggctcagcggccatggctcatgggcccagccgctccgcggcacgtgggatcttcccggaccggggcatgaacctgtgtcccctgcatcggcaggcggactctcaaccactgcaccaccagggaagccctgatttattctttattgaagtacagttgatttacaatgttgtattgatttctgatatacagcaaagtgattcagttatacatatatacatacatatatatatacatacatatatatgtatgtatatatactcgttttgggggaattttttttggccacatcgcatggcacgtgggatcaggatcgaacctgtgcccccttcagtggaagcgtggagtcttaaccactggacctccaaggaagtccctatatattcttttttataaaaaaaataaatttatttattttatttttggctgcattgggtcttcgttgctgcacgcaggctttctctagtagcggcgagtgggggctactctttgttgcaatgcgcgggcttctcattgcagtggctgctcttgttgcagagcacaggctctaggcttgtgggctttggtagttgtggcacacgggctcagtagttgtggctcgctggcttagttgctccgcagcatgtgggatcttcccggaccagggctcgaacccgagtcccctgcattggcaggcggattcttaaccactgccccatcagggaagtcctatattcttttttattatggtttaatacaggatattgaatatagttccctgtgttatgcagtaggaccttgctgtttatccattctgtacgtaatagtttgcatctctaatcccaaattcccaatccattcctcctccatgctccctcccccttggcaaccataagtctgttctctatgtctgtgagtctgtttcataaataagttcatttgtgtcatgttttatttatttttaattattaattagtttttactttttggcttgctgaatggcttacaggatcttatttccctgaccagggatcgaacccggcccTGTACACAGCACCCCCACACCCTGGCAGTGAAatcgccaagtcctaaccactgggactgccaggaaatttcctgtgtc
This region of Delphinus delphis chromosome 6, mDelDel1.2, whole genome shotgun sequence genomic DNA includes:
- the LOC132426861 gene encoding cold shock domain-containing protein E1 produces the protein MIEIMDEVDMKGEVYPFGVVGMANKGDCLQEGESVKFQYCVLGQNAQTMAYNITPLRRATVECVKDQFGFINYEVGDSKKLFLHVKEVQDGIELQAGDEVEFSVIFNQRAGKCTACNVWRVCEGPKAVAAPRPDRLVNRLKNITLDDARAPCLVVLRQPRGLDNSVGFGAERKIHQAGVID